A single region of the Spirochaetaceae bacterium genome encodes:
- the metW gene encoding methionine biosynthesis protein MetW: protein MSTPPSAQPGQAGKSARSAKSGLPHIDYDEIVKLVPHGSNVLDLGCGDGELLHRLIAAKQVRGRGVDIKESMIIESISRGISVFQGDLDEGLRDYATGSYEYVILNQTLQATHRPLLVLEEMLRVGKHAIVSFPNFGYFRVRLQFLFSGRMPVTRDLPYMWYNTPNIHLCTRKDFLDYCTDKGVAILKEIAISKRGTISPLFANWRATEVLFVLSGTGARS, encoded by the coding sequence ATGAGCACCCCGCCGTCGGCACAGCCAGGCCAGGCGGGCAAGTCAGCCCGGTCGGCCAAGTCGGGACTGCCGCACATCGACTACGACGAGATCGTCAAGCTGGTGCCGCACGGCAGCAACGTCCTGGACCTGGGCTGTGGCGACGGCGAACTGCTGCACCGGCTCATCGCCGCCAAGCAGGTGCGCGGGCGCGGCGTCGACATCAAGGAGTCGATGATCATCGAGAGCATCTCGCGCGGCATCTCGGTGTTCCAGGGCGACCTGGACGAGGGGCTGCGCGACTACGCAACCGGCAGCTACGAGTACGTGATTCTCAATCAGACCTTGCAGGCGACGCACCGCCCGCTGCTGGTCCTGGAGGAGATGCTGCGCGTCGGCAAGCACGCCATCGTGTCGTTCCCGAACTTCGGGTATTTTCGCGTGCGCCTGCAATTCCTGTTCAGCGGGAGGATGCCGGTCACGCGCGACCTGCCGTACATGTGGTACAATACCCCCAACATCCACCTGTGTACGCGCAAGGACTTCCTCGACTACTGCACCGACAAGGGCGTTGCCATTCTCAAGGAGATCGCGATATCGAAACGCGGTACCATCAGTCCGCTGTTCGCCAACTGGCGCGCCACCGAGGTGTTGTTCGTGCTGTCCGGCACCGGGGCGCGAAGCTGA
- the rpmI gene encoding 50S ribosomal protein L35 — protein MPKIKTRKSAAKRYSITGSGKVKYKKQGLRHILTKKGRKRKRKLRQAAIISPAEARRARQLVPYAR, from the coding sequence GTGCCAAAAATCAAAACGCGTAAGAGCGCCGCGAAACGGTATTCGATCACCGGCAGCGGCAAGGTCAAGTACAAGAAGCAGGGGCTGCGGCATATCCTCACCAAGAAGGGCCGCAAGCGAAAGAGGAAGCTGCGCCAGGCCGCGATCATCAGTCCCGCGGAAGCCCGGCGGGCGCGGCAACTGGTCCCGTACGCTCGGTGA
- the tsaE gene encoding tRNA (adenosine(37)-N6)-threonylcarbamoyltransferase complex ATPase subunit type 1 TsaE, producing the protein MDRTTCTVCVTEQHTMAAGEALAARLRDRLAARRGAVIALHGDLGAGKTTFAKGVARGLGIHEAVTSPTYQLVLEYEAPGDAPRPLTLYHIDLYRIDAAAQLASLALDDFIHGSGVTLVEWPERAGDTLPDDTIHVRIDIEDDMRRRIEITESGPPP; encoded by the coding sequence ATGGATCGCACTACCTGCACGGTGTGTGTCACCGAGCAGCACACCATGGCGGCCGGTGAGGCGCTCGCCGCCCGCCTGCGCGACCGCCTCGCCGCCCGGCGCGGCGCCGTGATTGCGTTGCACGGCGACCTCGGCGCCGGCAAGACCACCTTCGCGAAGGGCGTCGCGCGCGGGCTCGGCATCCACGAGGCGGTCACCAGCCCGACCTACCAACTGGTGCTGGAGTATGAGGCGCCGGGGGATGCGCCGCGGCCACTGACCTTGTACCACATCGACCTGTACCGCATCGACGCCGCCGCGCAACTCGCATCGCTCGCCCTGGACGACTTCATCCATGGCTCCGGCGTAACGCTCGTCGAATGGCCGGAGCGGGCCGGCGACACCTTGCCGGACGATACCATCCACGTGCGCATCGACATCGAGGACGACATGCGCCGCCGCATCGAGATTACCGAATCGGGGCCGCCGCCATGA
- a CDS encoding cell division protein ZapA, giving the protein MAEHLTHVELLGTSFTIRSEEDPAYLNEVMTYYRERLEATAALVSWSDPLKVSIVAALNVVDELFKERMINGTVTEEARKTGEVASRLIGQIDRALNPPQDVAARDPAPPVPGAAPEAAPRSEPSGPTDGP; this is encoded by the coding sequence ATGGCGGAGCATCTTACCCACGTGGAGCTGTTAGGGACCTCGTTCACTATCCGAAGCGAGGAGGATCCCGCCTATCTCAACGAGGTAATGACCTATTACCGTGAGCGGCTCGAAGCCACCGCCGCCCTGGTCTCCTGGAGCGACCCGCTCAAGGTGTCCATCGTCGCCGCGCTCAACGTGGTCGACGAGCTGTTCAAGGAGCGCATGATCAACGGCACGGTGACCGAGGAGGCGCGCAAGACCGGAGAGGTAGCCTCGCGGCTGATCGGGCAGATCGACCGAGCGCTGAATCCGCCGCAAGACGTGGCCGCACGCGACCCCGCGCCACCCGTGCCGGGCGCCGCGCCGGAGGCCGCTCCAAGGTCAGAGCCTTCCGGCCCCACCGACGGGCCGTAG
- a CDS encoding homoserine O-acetyltransferase, with the protein MSRTSRSTSPVSPQPWQHPNSVGLVEPHDFRFAEPPDRMTLESGRTLGPVNLRYETYGELNAARDNAVLVFHATSASHHAAGYHAPDDRRPGWWDPMIGPGKAFDTDRYHVVCSNFIGGCHGSTGPASIDPATGKPYGLQFPVITIGDMVTAQRELVRHLGLEQIYCVAGGSMGGMQALEWTVRFPEMVQSAIILASTATISAQGIAFHAIGRNAITTDPSWHAGDYYGRDHPRRGLATARMVGHLTYLSDESLGKRFGRKLQERDQFEYGFSHEFEVESYLDYKGRQFAEQFDANAYLYITKAMDYYDLNGRPGGLAAAFGSSRAKFLLVSFTSDWLYPSRQSKAIVSALTKAGNDVSYVEIDSPHGHDSFLIETERQTRIIDSFLAGVRQRRQ; encoded by the coding sequence ATGAGCCGCACTTCAAGATCCACCTCCCCGGTTTCGCCGCAGCCGTGGCAGCATCCGAACTCGGTCGGCCTGGTGGAGCCGCACGACTTCCGGTTTGCCGAACCGCCCGACCGGATGACGCTCGAAAGCGGCCGGACCCTCGGCCCCGTCAACCTGCGCTACGAGACGTACGGCGAGTTGAACGCCGCGCGCGACAACGCGGTGCTGGTATTCCACGCCACGTCGGCGAGCCACCACGCGGCCGGCTACCACGCCCCCGACGACCGCCGCCCCGGCTGGTGGGATCCGATGATCGGCCCCGGCAAGGCGTTCGATACCGACCGTTACCACGTGGTGTGCTCCAACTTCATCGGCGGCTGTCACGGCAGCACCGGGCCGGCGTCGATCGATCCTGCCACCGGCAAGCCATACGGGCTGCAGTTCCCGGTCATCACCATCGGCGACATGGTCACCGCACAGCGCGAACTGGTGCGCCACCTCGGCCTGGAGCAGATCTACTGCGTCGCCGGTGGTTCGATGGGCGGCATGCAGGCGCTGGAGTGGACGGTACGCTTTCCGGAGATGGTGCAGTCGGCGATCATTCTCGCTTCCACCGCCACCATCTCCGCCCAGGGCATCGCCTTCCACGCCATCGGCCGCAACGCGATCACCACCGATCCGAGCTGGCACGCCGGCGACTACTACGGGCGCGACCATCCCCGGCGCGGCCTGGCCACGGCGCGCATGGTGGGCCACCTCACCTACCTGTCCGACGAGTCGCTCGGCAAGCGCTTCGGCCGCAAGCTGCAGGAACGGGACCAGTTCGAGTACGGCTTCTCGCACGAATTCGAGGTGGAGAGCTACCTCGACTACAAGGGGCGCCAGTTCGCCGAACAGTTCGATGCCAACGCCTACTTGTACATCACCAAGGCGATGGACTACTACGACCTGAACGGGCGGCCCGGCGGGCTGGCCGCCGCCTTCGGTTCAAGCCGCGCCAAGTTCCTGCTGGTCTCGTTCACCTCCGACTGGCTGTATCCGTCGCGCCAGTCGAAGGCGATCGTCAGCGCCCTCACCAAGGCCGGCAACGACGTCTCCTACGTCGAGATCGACAGCCCGCACGGCCACGACTCGTTCCTGATAGAAACCGAGCGCCAGACGCGCATCATCGATTCGTTCCTGGCCGGCGTAAGGCAGCGCCGCCAATGA
- a CDS encoding ABC-2 transporter permease, translated as MIAVFLRELRSYYFSPIGYIFMGFFLLLAGFFFATDNVLRSNPQFQGVLSSIIFVFLVIVPILTMRLFADEKRQRTDQLLLTVPVSVTGIVLGKYLAAVAVFLFTLLVTVLYPITMSFFGRLPGWEILGGYVGFFLLGCTFIAVGMLMSSLTDNQVISAVATFAALLLMWIIDFVQNGVPAGTVPGIVFASCLGALVVLWVYLATRNLAISIATLLILAALVVVAAVSVEGFYETFIIDFLAWFSLTSRFQRFMGGVLALSPIVYYVSFSTVLVFLTVRVIERNRWT; from the coding sequence ATGATCGCGGTGTTCCTGCGCGAGCTGCGCTCCTACTATTTCTCGCCGATCGGCTATATCTTCATGGGGTTCTTCCTGCTGCTCGCCGGCTTCTTCTTCGCCACCGACAACGTGCTGCGTTCCAACCCGCAGTTCCAGGGCGTCCTAAGCTCGATCATCTTCGTGTTCCTGGTGATCGTGCCGATTCTCACCATGCGCCTGTTCGCGGACGAGAAGCGGCAACGCACCGACCAGCTCCTGCTCACCGTGCCGGTGAGCGTGACCGGCATCGTGCTCGGCAAGTACCTCGCGGCGGTGGCGGTGTTCCTGTTCACGCTGCTGGTGACCGTGCTGTACCCGATTACCATGAGCTTCTTCGGGCGCCTGCCCGGCTGGGAGATCCTGGGCGGCTACGTCGGCTTCTTCCTGCTCGGCTGCACGTTCATCGCCGTCGGCATGCTGATGTCGTCGCTCACCGACAACCAGGTGATTTCCGCGGTGGCCACCTTCGCCGCCCTGCTGCTGATGTGGATCATCGACTTCGTGCAGAACGGCGTGCCGGCCGGCACCGTACCGGGCATCGTGTTCGCCTCCTGCCTCGGCGCCCTGGTGGTGCTGTGGGTGTACCTGGCAACGCGCAACCTGGCCATCTCCATCGCCACGCTGCTGATCCTGGCGGCGTTGGTCGTGGTGGCCGCGGTCTCGGTGGAGGGCTTCTACGAGACCTTCATCATCGACTTCCTGGCCTGGTTCTCGCTGACCAGCAGGTTCCAGCGCTTCATGGGCGGCGTCCTGGCGCTCAGCCCGATCGTCTACTACGTGTCCTTCTCGACCGTGCTGGTATTCCTCACCGTGCGCGTGATCGAACGCAACAGGTGGACCTGA
- a CDS encoding tetratricopeptide repeat protein — protein MADSDASHPLARIAYISLPEDFNYEFAEFRVDPAVALPIELEPEVTSVSPEDLTWDATIAAMLKVLAYHPHHDDAAYFRRFIRAAKPTVAAELTEAGIIKAHNGDFAIAEELFLALTGLNPDDTSAGLNLAFAYEQHAQAVERANTEAAAENADTADGLRRSAERAYFRVLDLDPLHAETHINLAHFYLGQRRYADARPHLEVYVRHGKDDEQRADAQRILRQMSSDGLADDSFRAAYELIRGGSEAEGLRKIERFLDLHPDVWQAHFLRGWGLRRSGAFAEARLAFESVLAQGREADAAGLADTHNELAICNLELRCYDDAERNLRSALQLDPENTKIISNMGILAMKQGRLDDARRYFATIRELDPNDPLAPRYLHQLGA, from the coding sequence ATGGCAGACAGTGACGCGTCGCATCCGCTCGCGCGCATCGCATACATTTCCCTCCCGGAAGACTTCAACTACGAGTTTGCGGAGTTCCGGGTAGACCCGGCGGTCGCGCTGCCAATCGAGCTGGAACCCGAGGTCACGTCGGTAAGCCCGGAAGACCTTACCTGGGACGCCACCATCGCCGCCATGCTCAAGGTGCTGGCCTATCATCCGCACCACGACGACGCGGCCTACTTCCGCCGCTTCATCCGCGCCGCCAAGCCGACCGTCGCCGCGGAGCTGACCGAGGCCGGCATCATCAAGGCGCACAACGGCGACTTCGCAATTGCCGAGGAACTGTTCCTGGCGCTGACCGGGCTCAATCCCGACGACACCAGCGCCGGACTCAACCTCGCTTTCGCATACGAGCAGCACGCGCAAGCGGTCGAGCGGGCGAACACCGAGGCGGCGGCGGAGAATGCCGACACCGCGGACGGATTGCGCCGCAGCGCGGAGCGCGCCTACTTCCGGGTGCTGGACCTGGATCCGCTGCATGCCGAAACCCACATCAACCTGGCCCACTTCTACCTGGGCCAACGCCGCTACGCCGATGCCCGCCCGCATCTCGAGGTGTACGTCCGGCACGGCAAGGACGACGAGCAACGCGCCGACGCACAACGGATCCTGCGCCAGATGTCCAGCGACGGGCTGGCGGACGACAGCTTCCGGGCCGCCTACGAGCTGATCCGCGGCGGCTCCGAGGCCGAGGGGCTGCGCAAGATCGAGCGGTTTCTCGACCTCCACCCGGACGTCTGGCAGGCGCACTTCCTGCGCGGCTGGGGGCTGCGGCGCAGCGGCGCGTTCGCGGAAGCCAGGCTGGCGTTCGAGAGCGTCCTGGCACAGGGGCGGGAGGCGGATGCCGCCGGCCTGGCGGACACCCACAACGAGCTGGCGATCTGCAACCTCGAGCTGCGCTGCTACGACGATGCCGAACGCAACCTGCGCTCGGCATTGCAACTCGACCCCGAGAACACCAAGATCATCTCCAACATGGGGATCCTCGCAATGAAACAGGGCCGGCTGGACGATGCGCGCCGCTACTTCGCCACCATCCGCGAGTTGGATCCCAACGACCCGCTGGCGCCCAGGTATCTGCACCAGCTCGGAGCGTAG
- the tsaB gene encoding tRNA (adenosine(37)-N6)-threonylcarbamoyltransferase complex dimerization subunit type 1 TsaB codes for MIVIAFDTTTETLAVAAARGDDWVAHSCNSGLKHATLLAPLIEQVTGELGVRVAEVDLVAVGIGPGSFTGVRIGVATAKGIAGAGRARLAGICGLDAMAWDQRHAGGLVVPLIDARKRRFYAACYRDGRRVGPYLDQAPATLAETVRATAAAGEPVLLTGPAAAQFAAALQSPPAARENAERIRGDRPGKRRRTRNPAAPSADQSARTTAAAVADNTGAPGTGWRVDRRHAQVPVLAMLDLAERNLVATPTDLKPLYLRRSEAELGITAPVG; via the coding sequence ATGATCGTGATCGCGTTCGATACCACCACCGAAACGCTGGCCGTGGCGGCCGCCCGCGGCGATGACTGGGTTGCGCACTCCTGCAACAGCGGACTGAAGCACGCCACCCTGCTCGCTCCCCTCATCGAACAGGTTACCGGCGAGTTGGGCGTGCGCGTGGCGGAGGTCGACCTGGTGGCCGTCGGCATCGGCCCCGGGTCGTTCACCGGGGTGCGCATCGGCGTGGCCACCGCGAAGGGCATCGCGGGCGCGGGCCGTGCGCGCTTGGCCGGTATCTGCGGCCTGGACGCCATGGCCTGGGACCAGCGCCACGCCGGCGGCCTGGTAGTGCCGCTGATCGACGCCCGCAAGCGCCGCTTCTACGCCGCCTGCTACCGCGACGGTCGCCGCGTCGGCCCCTACCTGGACCAGGCGCCGGCAACGCTGGCGGAAACGGTACGCGCCACCGCGGCGGCCGGCGAGCCGGTCCTGCTCACCGGCCCGGCCGCCGCCCAGTTCGCGGCGGCGCTGCAGTCGCCTCCGGCGGCGCGTGAAAATGCTGAACGGATCCGCGGTGACCGGCCCGGCAAACGGCGCCGTACGCGCAACCCGGCGGCGCCTTCGGCGGACCAGTCCGCCCGCACCACCGCCGCCGCCGTGGCGGACAACACCGGCGCGCCCGGCACGGGCTGGCGCGTGGACCGCCGCCACGCACAGGTTCCGGTACTGGCCATGCTGGACCTGGCCGAACGCAACCTGGTCGCCACTCCGACCGACCTGAAACCGCTGTACCTGCGCCGTAGCGAGGCAGAGCTGGGCATAACTGCCCCGGTTGGGTAG
- the rplT gene encoding 50S ribosomal protein L20, translated as MPRAGSGRRHARRRKILKSAKGYWGRRSKLFRPAKDAVAKALAYSYRDRRRRKREFRTLWIARISAACRERGTRYSEFMHGLTLAQVGLDRKALSNLAIQDPDAFAELVQVAREAIQSRQETASTT; from the coding sequence ATGCCGAGAGCCGGGAGCGGGCGTCGTCATGCCCGCCGGCGCAAGATCCTCAAGTCAGCCAAGGGCTACTGGGGGCGCCGAAGCAAGTTGTTTCGACCCGCCAAGGACGCGGTGGCGAAGGCACTCGCCTACTCCTACCGTGACCGGCGGCGGCGCAAGCGAGAGTTCCGCACGTTGTGGATCGCTCGGATTTCGGCGGCGTGCCGCGAGCGGGGCACGCGCTACTCCGAGTTCATGCATGGCCTGACGCTCGCTCAGGTGGGCCTGGACCGCAAGGCACTCTCCAACCTGGCGATTCAGGATCCGGACGCGTTCGCCGAACTGGTACAGGTCGCGCGGGAGGCGATTCAGAGCCGCCAGGAGACGGCGAGCACGACATGA
- a CDS encoding GldG family protein encodes MSDFFSTQMRRLRDSKQVRYGGYALLTSLGMVAVLVLVNLVVDQFGVEADLTQNRLFTLSDQTFQVLDNLQADVTVYQVGTTGRENPLIDSVLERYAKRSAHVKLATLDPERNPGLAAKYEEEGQVRPGGLIVDAGDRFRMISQFDIFNVNMQTRQATSLSLEQELTAALLYVTTGDLPSVYLLEGHGEQSMFQLGMPGLNVRDLLENDNYEVDTLDLVSRDTIPDDVDVLLVVAPEQDLTVPEARRLDAWMRDGGRVVFVLQAARRAGLPNLDELLAGFGVRLVNGIIVEESGRHTPDSQVFLVPEMTSHEIVAPMRSERMFIVMPAAGPIEELETKRRTLTVEPFLNTSEGSFLRTDFQIQSVEQQEGEPSGPFAIAVAITDNDLDGYMKSRVVVFSSALFLRQPYQANYDMLLNSLSWARSREESISIRAKSLRTFPLRMTRLAQLIISGVAVLLVPLGVLGAGLAVWLRRRHL; translated from the coding sequence ATGAGTGATTTCTTTTCCACGCAGATGCGCCGCCTGCGCGACAGCAAGCAGGTACGCTACGGCGGCTACGCGCTGCTCACCTCGCTCGGCATGGTGGCGGTCCTGGTGCTGGTCAACCTGGTGGTGGACCAGTTCGGCGTCGAGGCCGACCTCACCCAGAACCGGCTGTTCACGCTTTCCGACCAGACCTTCCAGGTGCTGGACAACCTCCAGGCCGACGTCACCGTGTACCAGGTTGGCACCACCGGGCGCGAGAATCCGCTGATCGACTCGGTGCTGGAGCGCTACGCGAAGCGCAGCGCCCACGTAAAGCTGGCCACCCTCGATCCGGAGCGCAACCCCGGACTGGCCGCCAAGTACGAGGAGGAGGGCCAAGTGCGCCCCGGCGGGCTGATCGTCGACGCCGGCGACCGGTTCCGGATGATCAGCCAGTTCGACATTTTCAACGTCAACATGCAGACCCGGCAGGCAACCTCGCTGTCGCTTGAGCAGGAGCTGACCGCGGCGCTGCTGTACGTGACCACGGGCGATCTGCCCTCCGTGTACCTGCTGGAGGGGCACGGCGAGCAGTCGATGTTCCAACTCGGCATGCCGGGGCTGAATGTGCGCGACCTGCTGGAGAACGACAACTACGAGGTGGACACGCTCGACCTGGTGTCGCGCGATACCATCCCGGACGACGTTGACGTGCTGCTGGTAGTCGCGCCGGAGCAGGATCTGACGGTGCCGGAGGCGCGGCGGCTGGACGCCTGGATGCGCGACGGCGGGCGCGTGGTGTTCGTGCTGCAGGCGGCGCGGCGCGCCGGGCTGCCCAACCTGGACGAGCTGCTGGCCGGATTCGGGGTGCGGCTGGTGAACGGCATCATCGTCGAGGAGTCGGGTCGCCATACGCCGGACAGCCAGGTATTCCTGGTGCCGGAGATGACCTCCCACGAGATCGTGGCTCCGATGCGCTCGGAGCGGATGTTCATCGTGATGCCGGCGGCGGGCCCGATCGAGGAACTGGAGACCAAGCGGCGCACCCTGACGGTGGAACCGTTTCTCAACACCTCGGAGGGGTCGTTCCTGCGCACCGATTTCCAGATCCAGTCGGTCGAGCAGCAGGAGGGCGAGCCGAGCGGGCCGTTCGCGATCGCCGTGGCCATTACCGACAACGACCTCGACGGCTACATGAAGTCGCGCGTGGTGGTGTTCTCGTCGGCGCTGTTCCTGAGGCAGCCCTACCAGGCCAACTACGACATGCTGCTCAACAGTCTGAGCTGGGCGCGCAGCCGCGAGGAGTCGATCTCGATTCGCGCCAAGTCGCTGCGCACGTTCCCGCTGCGCATGACGCGGTTGGCGCAGTTGATCATCTCCGGCGTAGCCGTGCTGCTGGTGCCGCTCGGCGTGCTCGGCGCCGGGCTGGCGGTGTGGCTGCGGCGGCGCCACCTGTAA
- a CDS encoding DUF4340 domain-containing protein gives MSEATKESAPAAGRGGLRRLLILAAMVVGVAALVVVLTVVRNRPPPIPEAEPTPGKPEISRVDIERITAVSLAGPGREQPFNMQRTESGWRIEGMNDEIPIKESRIRDLLYSFGSLYAERVIEEDAADLAKYGLDPPAVVAVATLDDGATIEVYLGDRTPAGNTWYLGVPEERIVYAVWTNHGNHYYYTASDMRGDELPTVNGEAFSYLRLQGPGIDTLEIVETNPLDTRFAHLLTRLAIIQPYAFARAIDSEEFAKVQAALGTPRIDRIVSDDAGAAADYGLAPPRYELLARDTEGAELALLFGDERDGEVFFQVQGRSTVYAMQRSRAGVLDLDPFALVDKFVLILNIESVDAIEIDHPGGSYRLAIERTGSGDDVVESFTIDGVPMEDKPFRELYQLIIGLLGDAALPREDQAGVLEAQPEVRITYLMNTPDERQSVALVPFDRQFYAVVREGAAEFMVSRGQVARLLDGLAGAGE, from the coding sequence ATGAGCGAGGCGACGAAGGAGAGTGCGCCGGCCGCCGGCCGCGGCGGGTTGCGGCGCCTGCTGATCCTCGCCGCCATGGTGGTGGGGGTCGCCGCGCTGGTGGTGGTCCTGACCGTGGTGCGCAACCGCCCGCCGCCGATCCCGGAGGCGGAGCCGACGCCGGGCAAGCCGGAAATATCGCGCGTCGACATCGAGCGCATTACCGCCGTCTCGCTGGCGGGGCCGGGCCGCGAGCAGCCGTTCAACATGCAGCGGACCGAGTCGGGCTGGCGGATCGAAGGGATGAACGACGAAATCCCGATCAAGGAATCGCGGATCAGGGACCTTCTGTACAGCTTCGGCAGCCTGTACGCGGAGCGGGTCATCGAAGAGGACGCCGCCGACCTGGCGAAGTACGGGCTCGATCCGCCGGCGGTGGTGGCGGTTGCCACGCTCGACGACGGCGCCACCATCGAGGTGTACCTTGGCGACCGCACGCCGGCGGGCAACACCTGGTACCTGGGGGTGCCGGAGGAGCGCATTGTATACGCGGTGTGGACCAACCACGGCAACCACTACTACTACACGGCGTCCGACATGCGCGGCGACGAACTGCCCACCGTCAACGGTGAGGCGTTCAGCTACCTGCGCCTGCAGGGTCCCGGAATCGACACCCTGGAAATTGTCGAGACCAACCCGCTCGACACCCGCTTCGCCCACCTGCTGACCCGGCTGGCGATCATCCAGCCGTACGCGTTTGCGCGCGCCATCGACAGCGAGGAGTTCGCCAAGGTGCAGGCGGCGCTCGGCACGCCGCGCATCGACCGCATCGTGAGCGACGACGCGGGGGCCGCCGCCGACTACGGACTGGCGCCGCCGCGTTACGAGCTGCTGGCGCGCGACACCGAGGGCGCCGAGTTGGCACTGCTGTTCGGTGACGAGCGCGACGGGGAGGTGTTCTTCCAGGTGCAGGGACGCAGCACGGTGTATGCGATGCAGCGGTCGCGTGCCGGCGTGCTCGACCTGGATCCGTTCGCGCTGGTCGACAAGTTCGTGCTGATCCTGAATATCGAGTCGGTGGACGCCATCGAGATCGACCACCCCGGCGGCAGCTACCGGCTCGCCATCGAACGCACCGGCTCCGGTGACGACGTGGTGGAGAGCTTTACGATCGACGGCGTGCCGATGGAGGACAAGCCGTTCCGCGAGTTGTACCAGCTCATTATCGGCTTGCTCGGCGATGCGGCATTGCCGCGCGAAGACCAGGCGGGGGTGCTGGAAGCGCAACCCGAGGTGCGCATCACCTACCTCATGAACACGCCGGACGAGCGGCAGTCGGTGGCGCTGGTGCCCTTCGACCGGCAGTTCTACGCCGTCGTGCGCGAAGGGGCCGCCGAATTCATGGTATCGCGCGGCCAGGTGGCGCGCCTGCTCGACGGCCTCGCCGGCGCGGGTGAGTAG